The following coding sequences lie in one Impatiens glandulifera unplaced genomic scaffold, dImpGla2.1, whole genome shotgun sequence genomic window:
- the LOC124917316 gene encoding uncharacterized protein LOC124917316: MSVRSAAYNMDEDILLCRVYIEISEDPVVGINQTSDRLWSRIEEAFNGERLEHWEIRTKRSMQARLDTIQKAARRLNACIKQIENMHQSGASNEDIMFKAKVLFTKDSKFKAGWKFDHVWNIVKNFQKFKDCSTSSRRNQFVNYVSSESENPTPDSVGQASPGISSFSLNLEDSNTGSPSERPIGVKKAKLKRKNDVNTSLTINEMQETNKKIAEEMKRANDHMQTQLDMQKKRYELKKSKEDNKTLRQDLSKIEDPNVRAFIRAQQAQIMKEKAQNESQPDPSTPATFSDYFNNLGGSGANLPYY, translated from the exons ATGTCTGTCCGATCAGCAGCCTATAACATGGATGAGGATATCCTCTTATGTCGGGTTTATATCGAAATTTCCGAGGACCCAGTTGTtggaattaatcaaacaagtGACCGATTATGGTCTCGTATTGAAGAAGCTTTCAATGGAGAAAGGCTGGAGCATTGGGAAATTCGTACTAAAAGATCTATGCAAGCCCGACTAGATACTATCCAAAAAGCAGCAAGGAGACTTAATGCATGCATAAAACAAATCGAGAATATGCATCAAAGCGGTGCTTCAAATGAAGATATT ATGTTCAAAGCTAAAGTGTTGTTCACGAAAGATTCTAAGTTCAAAGCAGGTTGGAAGTTCGatcatgtatggaacattgttaaaaattttcaaaaatttaaagATTGTTCCACAAGTAGTAGGAGAAATCAATTTGTCAACTATGTCTCTTCCGAGTCAGAAAATCCAACTCCAGATTCTGTTGGACAAGCATCCCCCGGCATCTCCTCATTTTCTCTTAACCTGGAAGATTCAAACACTGGTTCTCCATCTGAAAGACCTATCGGAGTGAAAAAAGCAAAACTGAAAAGGAAAAATGATGTTAATACATCATTGACCATAAATGAAAtgcaagaaacaaacaaaaaaattgcCGAAGAAATGAAAAGGGCAAATGATCATATGCAAACTCAATTAGATATGCAAAAGAAACGTTATGAGTTGAAAAAGAGTAAAGAAGACAACAAGACCTTAAGGCAAGATTTGAGTAAAATAGAAGATCCAAATGTGCGCGCATTTATTCGGGCTCAACAAGCtcaaattatgaaagaaaaagCTCAAAATGAAAGTCAACCAGATCCTTCCACCCCGGCTACATTTTCGGACTATTTCAACAATCTTGGAGGAAGTGGTGCTAATTtaccatattattaa
- the LOC124917315 gene encoding putative nuclease HARBI1 yields MIIQQLLEQQSQQVLHRGSVPGHIVINRDRENADRRLYNDYFSDNPMYNETMFRRRYRMSRSLFLRIVDAVKDHDRYFQQQLDNAGRLGLSPLQKITAVFRMLAYGAPADATDEYIKIGESTAIESMKKLCRAVVEIFSERYLRRPTPNDISRLLNIGQQRGFPGMLGSLDCMHWRWKNCPTAWAGQYAGRSGKPTIILEAVADYDLWIWHAYFGLPGTNNDINVLESSHLFSDLTQGISPPAHYVIQGKEYNTGYYLADGIYPKWSTLVQTIHEPRGQKKKYFAMKQEAYRKDVERAFGVLQSRFSIVAGPVRYWRKEVLHDIMTTCIILHNMIIEDERDLNAHIEIEMETHSPEVEMVIDENTRFQDFISRYGKIRNKDAHIELRNALIDHLWEEYTNSEN; encoded by the coding sequence ATGATCATCCAACAACTTCTTGAACAACAAAGCCAACAAGTACTACATCGTGGTTCAGTTCCTGGACATATTGTCATCAATCGTGATCGTGAAAATGCCGATCGTAGATTATACAATGATTATTTTTCAGATAATCCAATGTATAATGAGACCATGTTTCGTCGTAGATATCGAATGTCTCGCTCATTGTTCCTTCGAATTGTTGACGCAGTCAAAGATCATGATCGCTACTTTCAACAACAATTGGACAATGCGGGCAGACTTGGATTATCTCCATTACAAAAAATAACGGCAGTTTTCCGTATGTTGGCATATGGTGCTCCAGCAGATGCCACAGATGAGTATATTAAAATTGGAGAATCTACTGCAATTGAAAGTATGAAAAAATTATGTCGCGCGGTGGTGGAGATATTTAGCGAACGCTATCTTAGAAGGCCAACACCAAATGATATTTCTAGACTTCTCAATATTGGTCAGCAACGTGGATTTCCTGGAATGTTAGGCAGTTTAGATTGTATGCATTGGAGGTGGAAAAATTGTCCAACCGCGTGGGCGGGGCAATACGCAGGCCGTAGTGGAAAGCCTACTATCATTCTCGAAGCTGTCGCAGATTATGATCTTTGGATATGGCATGCATACTTTGGTTTGCCAGGCACCAACAATGATATAAACGTGTTAGAGTCATCTCATCTGTTCTCGGATCTAACTCAAGGTATTTCTCCTCCAGCTCATTATGTAATTCAAGGAAAAGAATATAATACGGGCTATTATTTAGCTGATGGCATATATCCAAAATGGTCTACTCTTGTGCAAACAATTCATGAGCCACGTGGTCAGAAGAAAAAATACTTTGCAATGAAACAAGAAGCATATAGAAAAGACGTTGAACGTGCATTCGGAGTTCTTCAATCACGTTTTTCTATTGTAGCAGGACCGGTACGATATTGGAGAAAAGAAGTGTTGCATGATATAATGACTACGTGCATAATTTTGCATAATATGATTATTGAGGATGAACGTGATCTTAATGCACATATCGAAATTGAAATGGAAACGCATTCACCAGAGGTCGAGATGGTGATAGATGAAAATACTCGATTTCAAGATTTCATATCTCGGTAtggaaaaataagaaataaagatgCACACATTGAACTTCGTAATGCATTAATCGATCATTTGTGGGAAGAGTACACCAATTCCGAGAATTGA
- the LOC124917317 gene encoding signaling peptide TAXIMIN 1 — protein sequence MCFGEDCRCRPLGFLLGLPFAFLALLLSIVGVVIWIVGILLSCICPCCLCVTVIVELALELIKAPIHVIEWFTQQIPC from the exons atgtGCTTCGGAGAAGACTGCCGGTGCCGGCCATTAGGTTTCCTTTTGGGTCTACCTTTCGCCTTCCTTGCTTTACTCCTCTCAATCGTCGGCGTAGTCATCTGGATTGTCGG GATATTATTGAGTTGCATATGTCCTTGCTGTTTATGCGTGACGGTTATAGTTGAACTAGCCCTAGAACTCATCAAAGCCCCAATTCATGTTATAGAGTGGTTCACACAGCAGATCCCTTGTTAG